One bacterium genomic window carries:
- a CDS encoding T9SS type A sorting domain-containing protein, translated as MRRFFAFSGKSRVVPLLVLSCLLSLFFGLSAERKPLAGRETSHQRADAEHKAQAKRYPSDWAWRQRTFPYGTADKTAPLEALAQAQRLRQLHKPSQSAARWRFAGPLNIGGRITDIEFDPFDATTVYAGAATGGVFKSVDGGETWQSVFDEQAVLPIGDLAVDPNQPGVLYAGTGEANGGHNNFPGGGVFKSSDGGMTWQFLGLAATTSIGRLLVDPSNSQRVFVAAIGDYFAKDADRGVYRSDDAGASWQKVLFINDSTGVIDLVINPEDPANLFAAAWERIRPPKFNTHLYGRGSGIYRSSDGGDTWQRLGAAHGLPAGRSDLGRIGLALCATQPNQLYALFTNSSYTYDSIYRSQDGGDTWQRTDLNRVLGNGFANFSWYFGNIRVDPNDPARVFVLDLTLQISEDGGSQWQWVGTSHVDHHALTFDPSNPQRLLVGHDGGIDISEDGGWSWRKVALLPVTQFYQITVDASNPGHLLGGTQDNGTLRTRTGNVDDWEEIYGGDGFYVIVDHTHPNIIYAESQFGALGKSVDGGQTFSYALNGIDPAEPTNWATPVVMDPNNSAVLYYGTNRIYRTTNSAVSWQAISGDLTDREPGSRLGTITTIAVAPTNSAVIYAGTDDGNVWVSNDDGETWQDISAGLPYRWVTRVAVDPTDENIAYVTFSGLKWSSPQPHVFRTQHMGLIWEDISAGLPDAPVNTIAIDPAYPNYLYVGTDVSAYYSPNAGGDWYPLGEGLPMVSVYDVAIHPESRLLVAGTHGRSMYALDLDQLTQVETPRGTLPATFTLEQNYPNPFNPATRIVYSVAGSEALVPVSLTVYDAQGRQVATLVDERQPAGRYERQFDGAGLASGLYLYRLRVGERSLQRKMLFLQ; from the coding sequence ATGCGCCGTTTCTTCGCCTTTTCCGGAAAGTCCAGAGTCGTGCCGCTGCTGGTGTTGAGTTGCCTGTTGAGTCTCTTCTTTGGATTGTCGGCGGAGCGCAAGCCGCTCGCCGGGCGTGAAACCAGTCACCAACGGGCGGACGCCGAGCATAAAGCCCAGGCGAAAAGATATCCGTCTGATTGGGCGTGGCGGCAGCGCACGTTTCCATATGGCACCGCCGACAAGACCGCACCTCTCGAGGCGCTCGCCCAGGCGCAGCGCTTGCGGCAATTGCACAAACCCAGCCAATCCGCGGCACGCTGGCGTTTTGCCGGGCCGCTCAACATCGGCGGTCGCATTACGGATATCGAATTCGATCCGTTTGACGCGACCACGGTCTATGCCGGCGCGGCCACCGGCGGCGTGTTCAAATCAGTGGATGGCGGAGAGACTTGGCAATCAGTCTTCGATGAGCAGGCGGTCTTGCCCATCGGCGATCTTGCGGTCGATCCCAATCAGCCCGGCGTGCTCTACGCCGGCACCGGTGAGGCCAACGGCGGGCATAACAATTTTCCCGGCGGCGGCGTGTTCAAATCCAGCGATGGCGGAATGACGTGGCAATTCCTCGGTCTGGCGGCGACCACGTCGATCGGACGCCTCCTCGTCGATCCCTCCAACTCGCAACGCGTGTTCGTTGCCGCCATCGGAGATTATTTTGCGAAGGATGCCGACCGCGGGGTCTATCGCAGCGATGACGCCGGTGCGAGTTGGCAAAAGGTGTTGTTCATCAATGATTCCACTGGCGTGATCGATCTCGTCATCAATCCGGAAGATCCGGCGAATCTCTTCGCGGCGGCGTGGGAACGCATTCGCCCGCCGAAGTTCAACACCCACCTTTACGGACGCGGCAGCGGCATTTACCGCAGCAGCGACGGCGGCGACACCTGGCAGCGCTTGGGCGCGGCACACGGCCTGCCCGCCGGCCGCAGTGATCTCGGCCGCATCGGACTGGCGCTCTGCGCCACGCAACCCAACCAGCTCTATGCCCTGTTCACCAACTCGAGCTATACCTATGACAGCATCTATCGCTCGCAAGACGGCGGTGACACCTGGCAGCGTACCGACTTGAATCGCGTGTTGGGCAATGGCTTCGCCAACTTCAGTTGGTATTTCGGCAATATTCGCGTCGATCCGAATGATCCCGCGCGTGTTTTTGTGCTGGATTTGACCCTGCAGATTTCGGAAGACGGCGGTTCGCAATGGCAATGGGTGGGCACTTCGCACGTCGATCACCATGCGCTGACCTTCGATCCCTCCAATCCGCAACGCTTGCTCGTCGGGCACGACGGCGGCATCGACATTTCCGAGGACGGCGGCTGGAGTTGGCGAAAAGTGGCCTTGCTGCCGGTCACGCAATTCTATCAGATCACCGTCGATGCCTCCAACCCCGGCCACTTGCTGGGCGGCACGCAGGACAACGGCACGCTGCGCACGCGCACCGGCAACGTGGATGATTGGGAGGAGATTTACGGCGGCGACGGCTTCTATGTGATCGTCGATCACACCCATCCCAATATCATCTATGCCGAGTCGCAATTCGGCGCTTTGGGCAAGTCTGTTGACGGCGGCCAGACTTTCAGCTACGCGCTCAATGGCATCGACCCGGCGGAACCGACGAACTGGGCGACGCCGGTGGTGATGGATCCCAACAACAGTGCGGTGTTGTACTACGGCACCAATCGCATCTATCGCACCACCAATAGCGCCGTGTCCTGGCAGGCCATCAGCGGCGATCTCACCGACCGCGAACCAGGCTCGCGGCTGGGCACGATCACGACCATCGCGGTGGCGCCCACGAATTCCGCGGTGATCTACGCCGGCACCGATGACGGCAACGTGTGGGTTTCGAACGACGACGGCGAAACCTGGCAGGATATTTCCGCGGGCCTGCCCTACCGCTGGGTCACGCGCGTGGCCGTCGATCCCACGGATGAGAATATTGCCTATGTCACCTTCTCGGGTTTGAAATGGAGTTCGCCGCAGCCGCATGTGTTTCGCACGCAACACATGGGACTGATTTGGGAAGACATCAGCGCCGGCCTGCCGGATGCGCCGGTGAACACCATTGCGATCGATCCCGCTTATCCGAATTATTTGTATGTCGGCACCGATGTGAGCGCTTACTATTCCCCGAACGCCGGCGGCGATTGGTATCCGCTCGGCGAGGGGCTGCCCATGGTTTCGGTGTATGATGTTGCCATTCACCCGGAAAGCCGGCTGCTGGTGGCCGGCACGCACGGCCGGTCGATGTATGCGCTGGATCTTGACCAGCTCACGCAAGTGGAGACGCCTCGCGGAACCCTGCCGGCGACATTCACGCTCGAACAGAATTATCCCAATCCTTTCAATCCTGCGACCCGGATCGTCTATTCGGTAGCGGGCAGTGAAGCTCTGGTGCCGGTGAGTTTAACCGTCTATGATGCGCAGGGCCGGCAGGTGGCAACGTTGGTGGATGAGCGCCAGCCCGCCGGACGGTACGAACGGCAGTTCGACGGCGCGGGGCTGGCCAGCGGGCTTTACCTCTACCGCCTGCGCGTGGGTGAGCGCAGTTTGCAGAGAAAGATGCTGTTCCTGCAGTGA
- the purE gene encoding 5-(carboxyamino)imidazole ribonucleotide mutase, whose protein sequence is MLENRLMIDQPAVVAVVMGSKSDWETMRPAAEVLKQFEVPHECRVVSAHRTPAWLAEFAATAESRGLEVIIAGAGGAAHLPGMLAAQTLVPVLGVPVQSKALNGLDSLLAIVQMPAGIPVGTLAIGTAGATNAALLAVAILANQRPELREKLRVFRQQQTQRVLDNAELRL, encoded by the coding sequence ATGCTCGAGAACCGTTTGATGATTGATCAGCCTGCCGTGGTTGCGGTCGTGATGGGCAGCAAATCGGATTGGGAGACCATGCGTCCGGCGGCGGAGGTGTTGAAGCAATTCGAAGTGCCGCATGAATGCCGCGTCGTTTCGGCGCATCGCACGCCGGCGTGGCTGGCGGAGTTTGCCGCGACCGCGGAATCGCGCGGCCTGGAAGTGATCATCGCCGGTGCCGGCGGAGCTGCTCATCTTCCCGGCATGCTGGCGGCGCAAACGCTCGTGCCGGTGCTGGGCGTGCCGGTGCAAAGCAAAGCGCTCAACGGCTTGGATTCGCTGCTCGCCATCGTGCAGATGCCGGCCGGCATTCCGGTCGGCACGCTGGCGATCGGCACGGCCGGCGCAACCAACGCCGCGCTGCTGGCGGTGGCCATTCTCGCCAACCAGCGGCCGGAATTGCGCGAGAAGCTGCGGGTATTCCGCCAGCAGCAAACGCAAAGGGTTTTGGACAACGCCGAGCTGCGGCTGTAG
- a CDS encoding 5-(carboxyamino)imidazole ribonucleotide synthase: protein MKHIILPGATIGILGSGQLGRMLALAARRMGYRVNTLSIDTDSPTGQIADHEVVAAYDDLDAVRDFVRRVNVVTFEFENISAEAVEIAAAHVPAHPSARVLHITQNRLREKSFLTSAGLPVAPFQPVQSLEDLRLALQQVGFPAVLKTAGFGYDGKGQSRINSLEEAAAAFHLLAGEEGILEAFIDFEKEVSVVAARGQDGSFAHYGVIENSHRRHILDVSLAPAAVSPKAAREAIAMARVILDQLEVVGILCVEFFLTRDEKLYVNELAPRPHNSGHLTIEAALTSQFEQQLRAVCGLPLGATDLLRPAAMANLLGDLWENGEPDWAAVAAFPEVKLHLYGKLGARIGRKMGHLTALAETVEIAKERVAAARLALQRQPRP from the coding sequence ATGAAGCATATCATTCTGCCGGGCGCGACCATCGGCATTTTGGGCAGCGGCCAGCTCGGCCGCATGCTGGCGCTGGCGGCGCGGCGCATGGGCTATCGGGTGAATACGCTTTCGATCGACACCGATTCTCCCACCGGACAAATTGCCGATCACGAAGTCGTTGCGGCTTACGACGATCTCGATGCCGTGCGCGATTTCGTGCGCCGAGTCAATGTCGTAACTTTCGAATTCGAGAACATCTCCGCCGAGGCCGTCGAGATTGCCGCGGCGCATGTGCCGGCGCATCCGAGCGCGCGCGTGTTGCATATCACGCAAAACCGGCTGCGGGAGAAGTCTTTCCTGACCAGCGCCGGCCTGCCGGTAGCGCCTTTTCAGCCGGTGCAGTCGCTGGAAGATTTGCGGCTGGCGCTGCAACAAGTGGGGTTCCCAGCCGTGCTGAAGACCGCGGGCTTTGGCTATGACGGCAAAGGTCAGTCGAGGATCAATTCATTGGAAGAGGCCGCCGCCGCCTTTCACCTGCTTGCAGGAGAAGAAGGTATTCTCGAGGCGTTTATCGATTTTGAAAAGGAAGTTTCGGTGGTAGCGGCGCGCGGGCAGGACGGTTCATTTGCGCATTACGGCGTGATCGAGAACAGCCATCGCCGTCACATTCTCGATGTTTCCCTGGCGCCGGCCGCAGTGTCTCCGAAAGCGGCGCGCGAGGCGATTGCCATGGCGCGCGTCATCTTGGACCAGCTCGAAGTGGTGGGCATTCTGTGTGTGGAATTCTTTCTCACGCGCGACGAAAAGCTCTATGTGAACGAACTGGCGCCGCGGCCGCACAACTCCGGCCACCTGACCATCGAAGCTGCGCTCACCAGCCAGTTCGAACAGCAACTGCGCGCGGTTTGCGGCCTGCCGCTCGGCGCGACCGACCTGCTCCGCCCGGCAGCGATGGCCAACCTGCTCGGTGATTTGTGGGAAAATGGCGAGCCGGATTGGGCGGCGGTGGCCGCTTTCCCCGAAGTGAAGCTGCATCTCTACGGCAAATTGGGCGCGCGCATCGGTCGCAAAATGGGACACCTCACCGCGCTGGCGGAGACGGTTGAAATCGCAAAAGAGCGCGTGGCCGCGGCCCGGCTGGCGCTGCAGCGCCAGCCGAGGCCCTGA
- a CDS encoding ATP-binding protein, whose translation MFDYIPRTLEGTLAQAVKEFPAVLVTGPRQSGKTTLLQHLFGATHRFVSLDEPDLRALARQDPRLFLEEYSPPAILDEIQYAPDLLHYLKRAIDRHRSTKGRYLLSGSQNLSLMQGITETLAGRAAVLTLLSMSHAERKLRSTAAPFWQRPVTENETPALDGASSEELMAGLLRSGYPELVADPHREARLWFASYVQTYLERDVRNLRNVGNLEDFQRFLFALAARTAQLLNVSELARDLGIAVNTAKSWLSVLEASYQIVLLRPYHANLGKRLVRAPKLYFLDAALPAYLAGLTDVKHALFGPMAGPLFENAVFAELYRAFVHRGEMPRLFFWRTAAGHEVDFILDFGRQLIPLEVKLSATPTPPLAANLAAFHRLFPKQAKQSYLVCLTKKAFRLTTDTMALPFEELA comes from the coding sequence ATGTTCGACTATATCCCACGCACACTGGAAGGCACGCTGGCCCAGGCTGTGAAGGAGTTTCCCGCGGTGCTGGTGACTGGCCCGCGCCAATCCGGCAAGACCACCCTGCTGCAGCATCTGTTCGGCGCAACTCATCGGTTCGTCAGCTTGGACGAGCCGGATTTGCGCGCGCTTGCCCGCCAGGACCCGCGTTTGTTTTTAGAAGAATACTCTCCGCCGGCCATTCTCGATGAAATTCAATATGCGCCGGATTTGCTGCATTACCTCAAACGCGCCATCGACCGGCATCGCAGCACGAAAGGGCGTTACTTGCTCTCCGGCTCGCAGAACCTTTCGCTGATGCAAGGGATTACCGAAACGCTGGCCGGCAGAGCCGCAGTGTTGACGCTGCTGTCGATGTCGCACGCGGAAAGAAAGCTCCGCTCGACGGCCGCGCCGTTTTGGCAACGGCCTGTGACAGAGAATGAGACGCCAGCACTGGACGGCGCTTCGAGCGAAGAGCTCATGGCCGGCCTCCTGCGCAGCGGTTATCCGGAACTGGTTGCCGATCCCCATCGCGAGGCGCGATTGTGGTTTGCCAGTTATGTTCAAACCTATCTCGAGCGCGACGTACGCAACCTGCGCAACGTCGGCAATCTCGAGGATTTCCAACGATTCCTGTTTGCGCTGGCCGCTCGCACCGCACAATTGTTGAATGTTTCCGAGCTTGCGCGCGATCTCGGCATTGCCGTCAATACAGCAAAGTCGTGGCTATCCGTGCTGGAAGCGAGCTATCAAATCGTATTGTTGCGTCCCTATCATGCAAATCTCGGCAAACGCTTGGTGCGGGCACCCAAGCTCTATTTCCTGGATGCCGCTTTGCCTGCCTATCTTGCCGGCCTGACCGACGTCAAGCATGCCTTGTTCGGGCCGATGGCCGGGCCACTGTTTGAGAATGCCGTGTTTGCCGAGCTTTATCGCGCCTTCGTTCATCGCGGCGAGATGCCCCGCCTGTTTTTCTGGCGCACAGCCGCCGGCCATGAAGTCGATTTTATTCTCGATTTCGGCAGGCAATTGATTCCCCTCGAAGTAAAATTGAGCGCGACTCCCACCCCGCCACTTGCCGCCAATTTGGCGGCCTTTCACCGTCTCTTCCCAAAACAAGCGAAACAGTCTTATCTCGTGTGCCTGACGAAAAAGGCGTTTCGCTTGACCACTGACACCATGGCATTGCCATTTGAAGAATTGGCGTGA
- a CDS encoding hemolysin family protein, which translates to MEGVLEFLRQFLSLLSIPLLVLLNSFFVAAEFALVAVRRTRVEEMIQKGRVGATAVRRVISRLDDAIAATQLGITLASLALGWVGEPAVAHLFEPVLRWLPVSLSAVASHSLAAVSSFTLITFLHVVIGELAPKALALQRPDEISVVVATPLLVFARVMRPAILMMNSAGNWVVRRLGFQPVSGHQMVHSVDELSLLVEETSRAGILSPDQAVYLRNVFRLSAKRVRDILIPRENVAALEVHAPESEIMEAVREGAHTRMPVYDGDFDNVVGIVNAKDLFYFFSLRGMITLSDAMYPPVFFPPSMSVAVALREFRKQRKQMAVVKERNGPVLGIVTLEDVLEEIVGEIEDEHDAPEEE; encoded by the coding sequence ATGGAAGGTGTGCTGGAGTTTCTTCGCCAATTCTTGAGCCTGCTGTCAATCCCACTGCTGGTGCTGTTGAACAGTTTTTTCGTGGCGGCGGAGTTTGCCCTGGTGGCGGTGCGGCGCACCCGGGTCGAGGAAATGATTCAAAAAGGCCGCGTGGGCGCCACCGCGGTGCGGCGTGTCATCAGCCGGTTGGATGACGCGATTGCCGCCACCCAACTCGGCATCACACTGGCGAGTCTGGCCTTGGGATGGGTGGGCGAGCCGGCGGTGGCGCATCTGTTTGAGCCGGTGCTGCGCTGGCTGCCGGTTTCCCTCTCTGCGGTGGCCAGCCACTCGCTCGCTGCGGTTTCTTCCTTCACCCTCATCACGTTTCTGCACGTCGTCATCGGTGAGCTGGCGCCCAAGGCGTTGGCGTTGCAGCGTCCGGACGAAATCTCGGTGGTGGTGGCCACGCCGCTGCTGGTGTTTGCACGCGTCATGCGGCCGGCGATCTTGATGATGAACAGCGCCGGCAATTGGGTGGTGCGGCGCCTCGGCTTTCAGCCCGTGTCCGGCCATCAGATGGTGCATTCGGTGGATGAGCTCAGCCTGCTGGTCGAGGAAACCAGCCGGGCCGGCATTCTCTCGCCGGATCAGGCCGTGTATCTGCGCAACGTGTTCCGGCTGTCGGCGAAGCGGGTGCGGGACATTCTGATTCCGCGCGAAAACGTCGCTGCACTCGAGGTGCACGCGCCGGAAAGCGAAATCATGGAGGCGGTACGCGAGGGCGCACACACCCGCATGCCGGTTTATGACGGCGACTTCGACAACGTCGTCGGCATTGTCAATGCCAAGGATCTGTTCTACTTCTTCAGCCTGCGCGGCATGATCACCTTGAGCGATGCCATGTACCCGCCGGTGTTCTTTCCGCCCAGCATGTCGGTGGCGGTGGCGTTGCGCGAATTTCGCAAACAAAGAAAGCAGATGGCAGTGGTGAAAGAGCGCAACGGCCCGGTGCTCGGCATTGTCACGCTCGAAGATGTGCTGGAAGAAATCGTCGGTGAGATCGAGGATGAGCACGACGCGCCGGAGGAGGAATGA